From the genome of Pseudomonas sp. FP453:
GAACCCTACCGATTGACGAGTATTTAGCCGACGTTAACGGCCGTTCGATTGAATATGCCGGGTTTAACCTGCTGGTGGGCACGCGGGATGAGTTGTGGCACTACAACGCCAATCATACGGCGCCGACGCGATTGCAGGCCGGGGTGTATGGGCTGTCGAATGCCGGGCTGGATACGCCGTGGCCCAAGTTGCTCAAGGCCAAGGCGGCGTTGAGTGCGCTGCTGGATGATCCGCAACCGGAGGCGTTGCTGGAGATTTTGAGTGACCCGCTGACAGCGCCGTTTGCAGACTTGCCGGATACCGGCGTGGGGTTGGCGACGGAGAGCCTGTTATCCAGTGTGTTTATCGCCAGCCCCAGTTATGGGACGCGGGCGAGTACGGCGTTGATTGTGCATGCCGACGGGACGCGAAGGATGGTGGAGCGCAGTTTTGGGCCACATGGTGGGCGGCTCGGCGAGGTTGAACTGAGGATCTAGCGGTGTTTGGGCTGGCGCTGTCGCAGGCAAGCCAGCTCACACAGTTTGATTTGTGAACACAGTCAAATGTGGGAGCTGGCTTGCCTGCGATGAAGGCGACTCGGTCTAAAGGGTTTTCGCAGAGGCCGGGTTGATCATCCGCGTCAGCCCCAGGTTCTTCAGCGCCAACTGCAACGAGCTGTGGATAACTTGCGGGTTGTCGATGGTCATCAACTCCGCCAGCAGATCCTTGGCCATGCCCAGATCCACCTGGCGCAGCATCCACTTCACCTTTGGCAAGTTGGTGGCGTTCATCGACAGGCTGTCAAAGCCCATCGCCATCAGCAGCACCGCCGCCGCCGGGTCGCCGGCCATTTCACCGCAGATGCTCACCGGCTTGCCTTCGGCGTGGGCGTCGCGCACCACGTGTTGCAGGGCTTGCAGTACTGCCGGGTGCAGGTAGTCGTAGAGGTCGGCCACCCGTGGGTTGTTACGGTCCACGGCCAGCAGGTATTGGGTCAGATCGTTGGAGCCCACCGAGAGGAAGTCCACCTGGCGTGCCAGCTCTTTAGCCTGGTACACCG
Proteins encoded in this window:
- a CDS encoding NRDE family protein — translated: MCLIVFAWRPGHAQPLIVAANRDEFYARPSLPLAQWPDAPEVYAGRDQEAGGTWLGVNADGRFAALTNIRDPHQPPARKSRGELVARFLNGTLPIDEYLADVNGRSIEYAGFNLLVGTRDELWHYNANHTAPTRLQAGVYGLSNAGLDTPWPKLLKAKAALSALLDDPQPEALLEILSDPLTAPFADLPDTGVGLATESLLSSVFIASPSYGTRASTALIVHADGTRRMVERSFGPHGGRLGEVELRI